Part of the Bacillota bacterium genome, AAGGATTCACAACCTACGGAGGTTGTGAATCCTGAGCCACTAGAATCCACCATCTTCTAAGCAAGACGTGACTATAAAGGAGGATCCTCACAATATGTTAGGTTTAAAAGTAGATTGAGGATTTTCCGAACAAGTTCAACGGATCAAAGGAGGTGAAGTTATCCTTCGCGTTCCAGTGGCTCAGGACCATGACCCTACCCAGGTATATTGAAAGGAGAGAAAACGCCGATGTCAAAGAAGAATATTTATATCGTGTTGTTGGTGCTTGTTTTAACCTTTTTAGTAATCCAAGCCAGTCAAGCGGGATCTAAAATTATTATGTATTCACCCGAGGGTAGAGGAACGCCTCTGGGCGATGCTGTCTACCAGGTTACACAAGACTTCGCTAAGTCGGCGGGTGTAGACGTAAGTTATGAGGTCATCGGGTGGAGCGAGCTAAAAAATAAGCTAACCATTGGTTACATGGGAGGAGCGGTGCCGGATGTCTCCCTAATCTTACCGGAATGGCTATACGATCTAAATAACGTAGGTATGCTGCAACCTATTACAAAAGAGGTCAACAGCTGGGATGAAAAGAACGCATTTCCTGACGCTCTCTGGCATGGTATTACCATAGATGGCGAAATAGTTGCTTTCCCGTACATGATTAACCCACGCGGTCTAATCTACAGGAAGGACCTCTATACCAAAGCTGGCATTAGTGCCCCTCCGAAGCGGTGGGAAGATCTATATAAGATCGGAGCAAAGCTCAATAGTGATGTTAATGGTGACGGTCGTTATGAGATCTATGGGTTTGGATATTGTGGGGCGAAGGATCCGCGTACTCCACAAGAGTTCATCCCATATCTATGGCAGACCGGTGGAGAGCTTGTCAAACGAGTGAACGGGAAGTGGCAGGTTGGATTCACC contains:
- a CDS encoding extracellular solute-binding protein, which gives rise to MSKKNIYIVLLVLVLTFLVIQASQAGSKIIMYSPEGRGTPLGDAVYQVTQDFAKSAGVDVSYEVIGWSELKNKLTIGYMGGAVPDVSLILPEWLYDLNNVGMLQPITKEVNSWDEKNAFPDALWHGITIDGEIVAFPYMINPRGLIYRKDLYTKAGISAPPKRWEDLYKIGAKLNSDVNGDGRYEIYGFGYCGAKDPRTPQEFIPYLWQTGGELVKRVNGKWQVGFTAKQAAKVFQFYYDLMFTHKVVPQEAREWGYQQMDMAYASGKIAMSVNGPWMYH